The sequence CGACTTCTCGATGGAGCGAGTGAAAGAAAACGCACTCACTATTAACGGCAACCTGACAATGTTCGATATGTCGTGCCGTAGCGGTGAAGGTCTCGACAATTGGTTTGACTGGCTCCGACGGCTGGTGGCCGCCAAAAAGCAGGGGCGCGGCTAAGCTGTTGTCGGCCCTACTCACGCAGGACGGAAATCATTGATGTCAGACTCACCGCTACAACGACAGCGTATAACGATCAACGGTATCGTGCAGGGGGTCGGCTTTCGGCCGTTCGTTTACCGCCTCGCAACCAACTCCGAGCTGGCCGGATTTGTCACCAACGACACGGCCGGCGTGACGATTGAAATAGAGGGGCCGCGTGACTCAATCACTCAGTTTCGCAAGCACCTGACCGAATCTCCCCCGCCACTGGCCAAAATAGATCGGTGTGATACGGTCGACATGGAGCCATCGGGCGAAATCGGCTTTACCATTACAGCCAGCCGCGCCGCCGCCGTGGCCGCCACGCTGATCCCGCCCGACAGCGCCGTTTGCGACGATTGCGTTCGCGAGCTGTTCGATCCCGGTGACCGCCGCTACCGCTACCCCTTTATCAATTGCACCAA comes from Bacteroidota bacterium and encodes:
- a CDS encoding acylphosphatase — encoded protein: MSDSPLQRQRITINGIVQGVGFRPFVYRLATNSELAGFVTNDTAGVTIEIEGPRDSITQFRKHLTESPPPLAKIDRCDTVDMEPSGEIGFTITASRAAAVAATLIPPDSAVCDDCVRELFDPGDRRYRYPFINCT